tgttctaaatgttttgtatactcagtgtgtagTTCTAGAATTATATCCCACATACTCACATCTGACAGTGAGAGTCTTTTCAGCAGAGGCGAGATCCTCCTGGCCGTTTACAGCACAGGAGTATCTGCCTGCATCCTCACTGCTGACTGGGTCTAGGATCAGGTACTTGGTCTCGTGACTGAACAGACGTTGTCCGTTCTTGTACCAGATGTAAGAGGGGTTGTCCTGCAGAAAGCATATGGACTCACAGAACAGACGAAGACACGTTCCCTCTATGATGTTGGTTGGATCCATAATCCGCACCTGAAGACCTGGAGAAAAAACATCATTACAACCCTGAATCACCTGATCTATTACAATAAACAAAGACTTTCCTACACAGAAGGTTCCTATTGTATCAGTGTAAAAAAAAGACATCAACACCCACAGCTGCATTGTCACTGTGGCAGGAAAAGGGTTCAACAATTCTGGTAACTCTCCCAGAATCCCCATGTTTTACACAATATTCCCAGAATCCCCATGTTTTACACAATATTCCCAGAATCCCCATGTTTTACACAATATTCCCAAAATCCCCATGTTTTCAAGAATATTCCCAGAATCAGAAGGAATTAATCCTCCAACCAGGTGTTCTGGAATTTGGGGAATGTTCCCAAAGTGTTGCATCACCAGACAGGAGTCATATTCACCTGTAGGTTGTGAGTGCAGTGTTACCTGTGACAGTCAGAGTTGTTCCAGGGAAGCTGTACCCCCATCCTGAGGTTTGTGTATTGAATATGAACTTGTACTCAGCTGAGTCCTCCTCTCTCAGATCTGTGATTCTCAGGGTGGAGtgacctctctccttctctccaacaTACTCCACACGACCTGCATACCCTGGGTCTGTGGTTAGGTCCTCAGGGACCAACTCATCCTTCCAGCTGGAACTCTGTTTAGAACTAAACCAGTGTGATGATGTGATCGTAGCATCACCACTGTCATACGTGGAGGATATATCCACTGTTGACCCCTTCAAGGCACAGACTCCCTCATGGGGGTAAGTCACACTCCAACAGTTCTGACCACGGACACCTTAAACAATAACATGACAATATAGTGTTTTCTGTATTCTTTTCTCAGATCTTTCTGTGTGATGAGTGTTTCAGATGTGTAATTCACCAACATGAATGAATATAGCCTAATGAGGAGGAATACTGTATTTGAATCTACACTCACACACTGCAGGAGAGTGGAGATTATCATGGCCTTTTACAGCACAGGAGTAACTGTCTGCATTTCTAAGGTAGTCTGAGTACTGGCTGGAAGTGTCCTCCTTTACTTTGTGTCCATTCCTATACCAGATGTAGGTTGGGCTGTCAGTCAGAGTACAGGTGGTACTACAGGTCAGAGTCACCCAGCTTGAAAACATTGAAGTTGTCATCTTTACCTGTAGATCTGGAGATAAATACAGCACATGAAAATACTGTATGAATTTACTGAGTTCTCTTCTGAAGAAATGATGCAAGCCTGTCCTATTACAGTCTGTACAGACTATCATCCTGACCCTAAAACTGAATAAACACAAATCAAGATGTGTTGAACTAACCTACAATAACTAGATTATTCATTTTGTTTGAATTCAAATGACGTTAGTCTGTAGATTGATAATGCACATTTGTATCGAATCTTGGTCTAGTATTTAGCACAGTATTACCTGTGACAGACAGAGTAACTCTGTGTCATACTGCCCTCCTAAATCTGAATAAACTATTTTAGAGACAATAATGagagtcattctctctctcgggTCTCTGTTTCaactacattgaacaaaaatataaacacaacatgtaaagtgttggtttcatgtttcatgagctgaaataataaatcccagaaatgttccatatgaacaaaaagtgtatttgtctcatgcagcgtgacacatctccttcacagagagttgatcaggctgttgattgtggccatacacgtggtctgcggttgtgaggccagttggacgcactgtcaaattctctaaaatgacattggaggcagcttacggtagataaatgaacatacattaaattatctggcaacagctctggttgacattcctgaagtcagcatgccaattgcacactccctcaaaacttgagacatctgtggcattgtcttgtgtgacaaaactgcacaatttatagtggccttttattgtccccagcacaaagtgcacctgtgtaataataatgctgtttaatcagcttcataatatgccacatctgtcaagTGGATGAGTTATCTTGggaaaggagaaattctcacaaacagggatgtaaacaaatttgtgagaTGTACATTTTGTGTacatgtggaacatttctgggatcttttacttcaactcatgaaacaaacacattatatatatttttgttcagtgttcactaTGTCCTCTTATGTGAAATACTACATTTGGTATCACATACAGTGGTATGCAacatgtaatgtgtctgtatgacTGCATTTAATAAGGTCATTACAGTAATAGATGTGAGATGAGTGACAGATTACCTGTGACAGTCAGGGAGGCAGGTGAGCCAGCAAACTTGTCTCTGGTTGTTATGAATCTGAACCTGTACCCAGCAGAGTCACTCAACCTCAGGTCTGTGATTCTCAGGGTACAGTCACTCTCCTTATCCCCAAGGTACTCTATATGACCCTCATACCCTGGCGCTGAGCTCAGATCTTCAGCATCCTTATCAGACCATTTAGTAAACCAGAAAGCTTTTTTGATCTCATGATCACTGGGATATGTGTAAGAGCAGGATATGTCCACTGTTGACCCCTTCAAGGCACAGATACTCTGATGGGTGTaagtcacactccaacacttctGACCTGAAAGACAAGACAATAGAACACCTTTATAccttctttatccccttacactgtgtacaagacagtagttttggaattgttagttagattacttgttattactgcattgtcggaactagaagcacaagcatttcgctacactcgcattaacatctgctaaccatgtgtatgtgacaaatacatttgatttgatttaatattaCCAATACACTTACGCTGTTACGTTCACCTGCAAGAAAACCAAAAGTCACTCAAACAGAAGGGGGAAATACCAAAGAGTCACTAAAAAAGACCAAAATGAGACAGGTTTCTAGGAGAGGTTGTGAAAGACACTCATGTCCATTGAAAGTTGACTAGCATCAACAACTGGAACCAGAGACATGAGCACCCACAGTATTTGCCCGATAAGAAAAAAGTAAAAACCTACACCAAACGtgaagacaggaagcaaaccaaaaagtgGAGAAAAACAAAAGCAGGGAAGGTGAAGACTTGTTTTTCAGAAATCAGTAAATcaaggtgttgactctccacattTCTTAAACTTCATCatttaaatatcacctgggccagcacaggtgaaataCCTTCCCACTAACCAGATGGACAAGCGAGCACatgtgtaacacatactgactaacgaggtgatcCCATCTCgaaaaaaataaactaaaagaAGTCAACACTGTTGATTAAGTAGGGAAACTAGTTTTCACCAGTTAAAATCATATGCTGTGAAAGTAACCAGGATGTGACTAGTCCCTCAGCTTTGtagtttttttttctaatttttttCATTGTTTAAAAAAGTAGTGCAGTGATGTACAAGTGCAACAACATATTGACAGGTATTTGGTAGAAGTAAATTCATCCATTAACTGCGTTTTCATGAATTTGATTATATATCTTGAAGCCCATTCAACACTGCGTGGCAAAGCATACGGAACTAAAGCAGAAGTGGACGTAACATTCACAGCAAATTCAATAATGATCGTCTGACAACCTGAAACAAATGTTGAGTAAAAAAGTCCACACTTACACactgcaggagagaggagatccTCATGGCCTTTTACAGCACAGGAGTAGCTGTCTACATGACTAAAGGAGTCTGGGTACGAGCTAGAAGTGTCCTCCTTTTCTTTGTGTCCGTTCTTGTACCAGATGTAGGTGGGGTTGTCAGGCAGAGTACAGGTGGTGATACAGGTCAGTGTATTATACCAAAATCCAACAGTCAACTTCACCTGAAGACCTGGAGAAAAAACAATATCACTGTAAATCTCTTTATCACTGACTTATCACTCTAATACAAAGATGGAAGAAATCCTATATTATACACATATAAATACAAACCAAGACAATTTCCCAATCTAAATGGAAATCAACAGTTTAACTATATTGAATGTAACCGTACCTGTGACAGACAGAGCGACTCCAGGTTCGCCAGTATATCTCCATTTCCCAGTCTGATCTGTAAATCTGAACTTGTACCTAGCTGAGTCACTCTCTCTCAGGTCTGTGATTGTCAGGGTGTGACCATTCTCTTTATTCTTACTGTACGTCACACGACCTTTGTAGTCTGGGTCATCACTCAGACTAACAGGACCCTCAGCATTATACTTAGTGAACCAGAAGGTTGTTGTGACTGTATAACCACTGGGATATGTGTAAGAGCTGGACAGCTCCACTGTTGACTCCTTGAAGGTACAGATACTCTGAGTGGTGTAACTCACACTCCAGTCATCCTGACCCAGTACCACTGAAACACAACGGTATCAGAATTAAGCCAAGGCCAATTGGCTCACACTGATGCCTGTAGATTGACAAACATGTCAAGTTATGAATTAGATCATACCTGtcacagaccagagaaagaccaccAACACACTTCCAGCTGTTCTCAAGACCATTGTTGCATCTCCCTCCCTGCAGTCTtagaaacataaacaacaactcactCTATAGCTGGTGAATAACTCCACCTGATACATTGAAGTAGAAACTGTAAATGGGGTCCAGGGCCTCATTACTGAAAATGAACCAGGctcatattgtgttgtgttgtattgtgctaTATGGTTGTCTATgtgaatactgtctgtctgtaagtctATTCCATtatgtatgtaatgtgtgtgtgacgTTTTGTATGTCTGTCTACATCTGTCTATTTAAGATGAGATGTATGACGCAAAAATAATTTGCTCAAGAATTCAATAAAGTCatgatcatcaacaacaacaacaaccacttATTGAACAGATCTGTAGAACTGTAAACACATATTTCTACATTGATTGTTCTGAAGCTGTTTTATtctcagaaccccaaatataggAGGATAAATGTTCAATCCTCTACGGTCCGTCAAGCTGTACAGCAGCCTAAAGACTGACCACCAGGTTCAATGATAACTCCTATCCCCAAGCTGAGAGTCTAAACAGCaagtgactcacacacacacacacacacacacacacacacacactgcagtgttACAATACTTGTTTGCATGTCTTTTTTACCCTGGTTAATCATCTCATCCCTACgtagatcaacactcctacacTGAGACACTTCATGAATACTGACCCTGATgtaacaaccaaaacataacAACAAGTAAAATGATACATTAACCTTCAAGTATATGACTTATGACTaaaaacaaataaccaaaaaCTAATTTTCAATATATTGTCAAAAGTACTTACAGAGTGAGGTGAAGGGGTGAGGTCTTGTACAGTGAGTCAAATTACTGGTAGTGagtggtgtcgtgtctttggctatgccggattaattactaagacatgctattctataaaataatttctcagtaattaatatcacctgatcgagctaatcaaataaaatgtaattaactagagtcgggcaccacgaaagaatatttatagagctgttatcttccgaataaactcttaaagaactagtaatattttacatccatagcagtcaacattaatcttcatcttacttcagtcttatctgaaagttgtaaattcttggttatctgcaagaaccctgataacaatttgaatcagcaatacaaaattgggtttaattatttatttactaaatacctaactcatcacacagaatcacacatacacataattaaatcataacttgattacaaattgccgtcataaaggaaaacgtccctagcgagcagaacagatatgacagcttgttacacagaggaaaaggggctgggttgagtgaaagagcgggagactggaacaaaggcgaagctgtgctatcgtaaatacagtatcttatgcattctaaattaccgcccatttggaaaaggaaaatgcaataaatatttactctgagctgcgcttcagtaggttggtggtcgatggaagaccgtgttgccaaaccgagtcctctttcctttgaagaatgtctctggtggtcacttggatacgttgtagtaacgtcattgtgtggtagatgggatactctgtctgttccttcctaacctgcaattgcagctgcggtcgctaactcaacggctaggaggtatcacttctgtcgtgaataagagttcaaagttcataccattcgcaaccaaagctcatgctgatgttggcttcgttctgcagttatctgaaccattctgacatagtaCCGTCATCCTACCTCATTgaacaggaagttatgttgtcgTCAAAGCTTTAGATAGGAAGGAAGAAAAGGGGTGTGTGTAATAGTTTACAATCTCTGTCTCTTCatgtgggcgggccactgagtgaaCAGCagtatcttatgaaaacccacatctcacattttagaagctaaaatcacatttcatcccatcacaaataatttcatattcaaacatttaaattgaacaacaattccatgtgaatctaataactctgatgtgtagactttccactgtagagtttgtcatcttatcattgacgAGAATGTcacagatgacaaccgaactgacatcatattcattaagtaccactgcatatgttcaattgttcggattaccagaatatagttcattttccccgacctactgatgttcccagaatctctatgttaaccaaggttttttttaatgtaacctcagcaggttagagagaggaaaaagggggggggggtatttatgactgtcataaacctatcccccaggccaatgtcatgacacctgaaagattagtggaatctgtgtgggtagctggacaggtaggatgactgacagtgaaggtgaacgtGTCAGGCTCCCCGTCCTCTGTCATCTCAGGGAGAGGAATTAATCAGGGAACTGGCCGGATATATGTCCGGTTCTTCACCTGGATCTCCACTGATCTAACACGACCATCGGTTCCAGGCATGGTCTTAGTTATACGGCAGCTGAGGgtccatcatcattactacctggCCAGTTTCCAGGCTGGCCATTTCTCTCCGCCATTTCCCTCTGTGCTGTAGACTTGGTGGGTAATCCCGAATGAATCGGGCACAAAAATGGTCAGCTAAGATCTGGCCTGCCAACGAGGTTGGTATCAGCATACATGGCTTGAGGAAGTGATGCATCTCAGCGTCCCATCAGGAGCATATTCGGTGTAACCGGATCGGGGTCAGTGATGTCTGCAGAGACATATCCCAAGGGTTTGGAGTTCAGTATCCCTTCCACCTCTATCAGGAGCGTCCTCAAGACAGTTTCAGTGACAGTTTGGTCCCCTAGTACGACTCGTAAAGCCGTCTTTACAGATTTGATCTCTCGCTCCCATATTCCTCCAAAATGAGGAGCTCCTGGAGGGTTACATTTGAATGAGATTTGTTGGTCCATCAGCTGATCCTGGAGGCTGGGTTCCATGGCTTGGAAGGCTTCCTCCAACCTGGCTTCTCCTGCCTTGAAATTCGTACCTCTGTCAGACAGGATCTCATAGGGTTTCCCCCGTCGGGAGATAAACCGCCGTATGGCCATGAAGAAGGCTTCCGTATCCAAACTCTCCAGTAGGTCCAGGAGGACACATCTAGTTGTCAAACACTTGAATAGAATGCCCCAGCGCTTTTCCACACGACGACCTAGCTTGATCATCAAGGGGCCAAAGCAATCTACTCCTGTTGACCAGAAGTCTCCTTGGAGTCAATGATAATTGGGTGGATAGCATCGGGGTCCAAAACTTCTGCTTGGCGCAGCCTCCCTCTGACTATGATCACTCCAAGGATTTGATCATATtctggggcgagagagagaagtcGGCTCTCCTTAGCAACTTCCCTACCAGCTTTCAGAGCTTTTAACTCCTCAGGGAAGCTAACTGCTTGTGCTTGCTGGAGGAGTAGTGTCTCTGCCGCGAGGGAGGTGGATATAGAAGCCACCCCATCTGAGGTCTGGTTTGTGGCGGTGATCAGATCCGGCAGTGTTTGGGATTGTGCTAGGTCAGGGAGAGCTGTCATTGGTTCCGTAAAGATGCTGTAGCATTGGGCGGACTTCCTTAACTCATGAGCTTCAGTTGGTTGTGGAGGGCCCGCACGCCTGGGGGCTGTCGGCCACTCGTTCTCTGGTTGTGTCAAGAATGGTGGTCCCAAGCTCCAGCGATGGGGTTGAGTCAGTTCCTTAACTTCttgtaactacccatcccggatcagggagaattgtcatcaactgacactaagtagcataacgcaacggacaaaaaatcttactagaaaatattcatattcatgaaatcacaagtgaaatatattcaaacacagcttagccttttgttaatcaccctgtcatctcaaagcaagacaagcatttgtgtaagtttatcaatagcctagcatagcattatgcctagctagcagcaggcaatctggtcacaaaaatcagaaaagcaatcaaattaaatcgtttacctttgatgagcttcagatgttttcactcacgagactcccagttagatagcaaatgttccttttttcccgaAAAATTATTTTTGTAGACAAAAATATCTccgttagttcttcacgtttggctgagaaaacgaccggaaattgcggtcacgacaacaccgaaaaatattccaaattagctccataatattgacagaaacatggcaaacgttgtttataattaatcctcaaggtgtttttcaaatatctattcgataatatatcaaccgggacagagcTTTTTTCAGTAAGACCaggtggaaaaatggctacctctgtcttTTGCGCGAGAAATACACAAAGAGCCATCAGGTggacactgacgcaatgttgtcgctcaggctcatttttctaaataaaagcctgaaactatgtcttgtgatACTAGACACATtaaggaagccatagaaaaaggaatctcatatcccattcactgctcaatagggaagcATAGgcagggactcttatttagaaaccgctgcgttcctgattggatttttctcattattttgcctgcaatatcagttctgttatactcacagagtaTGCTATCAACATACCTCCAGTCCTGGACTTCTGTTAGGTCTTGGATTTCCGCAATGCGAGTTCCGACGAACACCTTATACCAACAAGACTCCGACCCGTTGGACTGGCAAGGTGAGCTCGGCTCGCAAGGTAGGCGCCAACTGGGCTCCGGAAAGGGCGGCACTGAGTTCCAGCCTAGGCATTGACAAATGATTATTGAGTGCAACCCTGGACCTGACCATGACAAAGGAGACATGGGTATGGCCTGCCTTATCCTCCACTCTTAGataggaaacagccccataagcTCGCTCCGAAGCGTCACAGAATGCATGCAGTTCCAGGCATGATCCCAGTTCGTCAGCACAGGGTGGTACAGAACATCTTGACATTTGGACTTCAGAGAGCTCCGATAACTCTGTTTCCCAACAGATCCATCGTTCCACTAGGTCAGCCGGGTGGATCGGTTCATCCCAGTCCCTCTTGGTCTGCCACAGGTCCTGGACTAAGACTTTTGCCCGGGTTGTGTATGGCAGGATATACCCAAGGGGATCGTATTGACTGGCCAGGGTCCGATAGATGGTGCGCAGAGTGGGGGTTTCGGTACTCAGGGATGAGCGGTGCTTATACCCCGGGGAATCCGGTATGCAGCTCCACCTCAGTCCTAGAGTGGGCTCTTCTGGGTTAGCACCAGACTGCGTTAGCCATAGTTCACTGCTACTGGACCTAGCTTGGGGCAGGAGGTGCTGGATAACCGCCGCTATGTTACTAGCCCACTGTCGGACCTCAAATCCCCCTTTGGACAGGAGATTACGTACTTTATCAAGGAGTGCTTTCGCTTCAGCCGTGGATGGGACGCTCTGTAAGCAGTTATCCACATAGAATTCATTTTCCAATGAATCCAATACTTCTGGGTCACTGACTGGATGCTCCCGTGCGTGTCTCTGCAGAGCGTATATGGCACAGCAAGGACTACAGGTGGTGCCAAATGGGAGAACCTGCCATTCATAGATTGTGGGCTCTGCATCTCATTCCATATCTCACCATATGAACCGGAGCAGTGTGGTGTCAGAAGGCAGCAGACAAATCTGATGAGACATGGCTTTAATGTCTCCACTGATGGCTGTAGAGTGCTGCCGGAACCGGAGAAGGACACCGCGCAAGGAAGGACCTAAGGTCAGTCCGGGGAGTAGACAGTCATTCAGGCTTTGACCAGCAGCTTGGAATGAACAGTTGAAGACAAGTCGGTACTTCCCACCGTGTTGCTGGATAACATGGTGAGGGAGATACCAGGATTCGCTGAGTGGGTTTCCCTCTTCATGAGCGGTCACTTTTGTGACATAGCCTGCCTTCACAAGGTTACGAATCTCTCAGTCATGAACTTCAGCAAGCTCAGGATTCTTTACCAGGCGTCGCTCAGTTCCACGCAGTAGTGGGAGTACAGCCCGTGTTGTGGTTGCCAGTGGAGGATGGTTGGGCACCCGTAGCAGTGGTGTCGCATACCTGTGAACGTCATCCATTTCAGTGGTGGTGGTGCTCTTCTCCAGGAGGTCTAATGCATAGGAGTCATATTTCGAGCGAGTGACCTCCTGTAGCTTCCGGTGGGCGAAGGTGTCCATCTTCCAGAGCATCTCAACATTCCAAAGGAGGTCAGTGGCTGCACAGGGGGATGGATCTGGATTGCTTCTGGTGAAGAGAACTTGCTGTGACTGTACAGCTTGGGTGGAGAGAAGTAGATGGGCTGGACCTTGCATAGCCCAACCCAAGGATGTATGGATAGCAATGGGCCCTCCTTCTGGTCCAGCTCGTATAGGCTCAGTCGGGGTGACGAGATGTGGGTGGTCTGACCGAATCAGGATAAGTGGCGCTACTCTGGCCAGGTTAGGAAGAGGCAATTCTCGTAGATGAGGATATTGTTTCTGTAGAACACTTACCGGGCAGGAGTGCTCTGCGAGATTCAAGCCATCTGCCGTAAAGGCATTGGTGATATTATAGGCCACGTCCCTGTTTCCTGAAGGTGAAATGCTAAAGGTCACAGCAGAGCCTTTCATTTGGATAACGTCATGTCGCACCGTTCTGAGATTAAGGGTCTCGGGGATCCTCTCCAGGTTCAGCTGACGGGTGGCCGCCGTGAGAATGTTTGTTCTTTCTGACCCATCATCTAGAACGGCGAATGTATCAATGCTTCTCCCTTCACTTTGCAGAGTGACCTTGACCACCTTCAACATAACCCTTGGAGACCGGTTCTGCTGGTCGAGGTACAGCTCCTTTGCAGCTCCtaccataccttaagggaacattttgacattttccgtatggttagtgagaaagtccatattgcaaatgtacggtcccttactagacgtccgaaaacgtttgtaaaattcgcggacgGCATCAGGCCGAGTGGCAgagccggacctaccgggaagtcatcaaacaaACTTTCTCTGACATTCGGTTTCCattttataaaataatcaaattttggtcatttttccgctgtcccggtaaaacccacaagagggcataagcaatcatattgcaaatgtacaaaacatcacgaatcacgacatggccttatctccaaaacggaaaata
The sequence above is drawn from the Oncorhynchus clarkii lewisi isolate Uvic-CL-2024 unplaced genomic scaffold, UVic_Ocla_1.0 unplaced_contig_14044_pilon_pilon, whole genome shotgun sequence genome and encodes:
- the LOC139402204 gene encoding uncharacterized protein isoform X2; this encodes MVLRTAGSVLVVFLWSVTVVLGQDDWSVSYTTQSICTFKESTVELSSSYTYPSGYTVTTTFWFTKYNAEGPVSLSDDPDYKGRVTYSKNKENGHTLTITDLRESDSARYKFRFTDQTGKWRYTGEPGVALSVTGLQVKLTVGFWYNTLTCITTCTLPDNPTYIWYKNGHKEKEDTSSSYPDSFSHVDSYSCAVKGHEDLLSPAVCQKCWSVTYTHQSICALKGSTVDISCSYTYPSDHEIKKAFWFTKWSDKDAEDLSSAPGYEGHIEYLGDKESDCTLRITDLRLSDSAGYRFRFITTRDKFAGSPASLTVTDLQVKMTTSMFSSWVTLTCSTTCTLTDSPTYIWYRNGHKVKEDTSSQYSDYLRNADSYSCAVKGHDNLHSPAVCVRGQNCWSVTYPHEGVCALKGSTVDISSTYDSGDATITSSHWFSSKQSSSWKDELVPEDLTTDPGYAGRVEYVGEKERGHSTLRITDLREEDSAEYKFIFNTQTSGWGYSFPGTTLTVTGLQVRIMDPTNIIEGTCLRLFYKPKTTSVSVPLVN
- the LOC139402204 gene encoding sialoadhesin-like isoform X1; its protein translation is MVLRTAGSVLVVFLWSVTVVLGQDDWSVSYTTQSICTFKESTVELSSSYTYPSGYTVTTTFWFTKYNAEGPVSLSDDPDYKGRVTYSKNKENGHTLTITDLRESDSARYKFRFTDQTGKWRYTGEPGVALSVTGLQVKLTVGFWYNTLTCITTCTLPDNPTYIWYKNGHKEKEDTSSSYPDSFSHVDSYSCAVKGHEDLLSPAVCQKCWSVTYTHQSICALKGSTVDISCSYTYPSDHEIKKAFWFTKWSDKDAEDLSSAPGYEGHIEYLGDKESDCTLRITDLRLSDSAGYRFRFITTRDKFAGSPASLTVTDLQVKMTTSMFSSWVTLTCSTTCTLTDSPTYIWYRNGHKVKEDTSSQYSDYLRNADSYSCAVKGHDNLHSPAVCVRGQNCWSVTYPHEGVCALKGSTVDISSTYDSGDATITSSHWFSSKQSSSWKDELVPEDLTTDPGYAGRVEYVGEKERGHSTLRITDLREEDSAEYKFIFNTQTSGWGYSFPGTTLTVTGLQVRIMDPTNIIEGTCLRLFCESICFLQDNPSYIWYKNGQRLFSHETKYLILDPVSSEDAGRYSCAVNGQEDLASAEKTLTVRYKPKTTSVSVPLVN